A stretch of Nerophis ophidion isolate RoL-2023_Sa unplaced genomic scaffold, RoL_Noph_v1.0 HiC_scaffold_48, whole genome shotgun sequence DNA encodes these proteins:
- the LOC133546921 gene encoding uncharacterized protein LOC133546921 produces the protein MQTEEPQHNLIKKEKEYPLIPHFKNEEEHPLIPHFKEEEEDPLTPHFKKEAVDPQTPHIKAEEEYPLIPHFKNEEEHQWLPFFKEEMEEPLTPHFKKEAVDPLSPHIKAEEEDPLTPHIKEEEEEHSISQQREHLEGLEEVDVIKMPVTGVPVKSEDDEVKGESEERGGGEPPSSSSTQHMTTEADGDHCGGSQADKLLAPLSDSEDTTSHSPDTDDEDSKDDKTCHTDNTHFTSSHSHKTFKYPSLRKVHMRTHWRKTFFVFNLR, from the coding sequence atgcagacggaggagccacagcacAACCTCATTAAGAAGGAAaaggaatacccactgatcccccattttaaaaatgaagaggaacacccactaatcccccattttaaagaggaagaggaggacccactgacaccccattttaaaaaggaagcagTGGATCCACAGACCCCTCACATTAAGGcggaagaggaatacccactgatcccccattttaaaaatgaagaggaacaCCAATGGCTACCCTTTTTTAAAGAGGAGATGGAGGAACCACTGACaccacattttaaaaaggaagcggtggatccactgagccctcacattaaggcggaagaggaggacccactgacccctcacattaaagaggaagaggaggaacacagcatcagtcagcagagagagcatcttgaaggactggaggaggttgatgtcatcaagatgccagtgactggtgtccctgtgaagagtgaagatgatgaggtgaaaggtgaaagtgaggagaggggagggggggagcctccaagcagcagctcaacacaacacatgacaacagaagctgatggagaccactgtggaggatcacaagcagacaagctcttagctccactatcagatagtgaggacacaacgtcacactctcctgacactgatgatgaagactctaaagatgataagacatgtcacactgacaacactcacttcacatcttctcactctcacaaaacttttaaataccctAGTCTTcggaaagtacacatgagaacacactggagaaagacattttttgtgttcaatctgcggtaa